From the Saccharomycodes ludwigii strain NBRC 1722 chromosome I, whole genome shotgun sequence genome, one window contains:
- the EAP1 gene encoding Eap1p (similar to Saccharomyces cerevisiae YKL204W | EAP1 | EIF4E-Associated Protein) yields MRAPELSDPSIMPTTTATSNANEDNIVAFLNSIKQKNQLNFTTTSLSKEHDFLTNDYKPKDCKNKEYIYSINELLNLRNNVSEKGLLACKSKLPIKSFWRLKLRPNNDVLYSNNGYNNNSNKHFRYNPTHGSINNNIKQKNQRRRKSHSKYNNNSNGNNNNNNNNISGGSNNSTGGNNNTNDFMGDFMGDSELFQIEQEIQTSGNSIADFEKWKAKMKELDRKKKGLPVLKNEESSGSHNNIKITEHEEESDKVSEYKSTGSISDFFNLKNESSSNFEELEPTRQQGQQLHHNKSASRFSSLFNASKNTDTLDITPHEDTVLSSLGKDTSTNTSTIVTNNTSPALRASSRMLSFFDNTESTKTNNKEPEENAGKPSQQQNNFFFQSLLNKGKHQNEEDTCSVNDKSEDLGSKTPLFSHVEGSEPDVHINNNSKDINNYGNITDRSKNNVNKNNKNGKKSSSDYNTKDTNNKVALNSQTAESNEVLPPPGIFNGPSADNLLKRNIGPNNNNNNNNNAIGNNLPLPPPGFMGFGPNFFPPGATLPPYIMNPTVPQQQMGTVPQLSLPQPQQQQPQPQHYHHQMPYQMSLLPMQQLPPGQFPPNFMPMQFTPNNKMSGIPPPMGFQNFPPSYIRQEQQEQQEQQEQQHQQHQQQFMRTSKVPPNKK; encoded by the coding sequence ATGCGAGCACCTGAACTTAGTGATCCATCCATAATGCCTACTACAACTGCCACGTCCAATGCCAATGAAGACAATATAGTGGCGTTTTTAAATAGtatcaaacaaaaaaatcaattaaattttacaaCCACATCCTTATCAAAGGAACATGATTTTCTAACAAACGACTATAAACCTAAAGACTGTAAGAacaaagaatatatatatagtattAATGAATTATTGAACTTGAGAAATAATGTGTCCGAAAAGGGGTTGTTGGCGTGTAAAAGCAAATTGCCTATTAAGTCTTTTTGGAGATTAAAGCTGCGTCCTAACAACGACGTGTTATATTCTAATAATGgttataataacaacagtaATAAGCACTTCAGATATAATCCAACGCATGGCtctattaataacaatattaagCAAAAAAACCAGCGCCGTAGGAAATCGCATAGCAagtacaacaacaatagtaatggtaacaacaataacaataataacaatattagtGGTGGTAGTAATAACAGTACTGGTGGCAACAACAATACAAACGATTTTATGGGCGATTTTATGGGTGATAGCGAACTATTTCAAATTGAACAGGAAATACAAACAAGTGGAAATTCAATTgctgattttgaaaaatggaAGGCTAAAATGAAGGAATTGGATCGTAAAAAGAAGGGGTTGCCGgtattgaaaaatgaagaGTCGAGTGGTTcccataataatattaaaattaccGAACATGAAGAAGAATCGGATAAGGTGTCAGAATATAAATCCACTGGTTCAATTTcagatttttttaatttgaagAATGAATCCAGTAGTAATTTTGAAGAATTGGAGCCAACTAGGCAGCAAGGTCAACAACTTCACCATAATAAGAGTGCTTCGAGATTTTCCTCATTGTTTAATGCTTCTAAAAACACTGATACACTCGATATTACTCCACATGAAGACACCGTCTTATCTTCGCTTGGTAAAGACACATCTACTAACACTTCAACAATAGTGACAAACAATACTTCGCCAGCCTTAAGAGCCAGTTCCAGAATGCTCtcattttttgataatacaGAATCAactaaaacaaataataaggAGCCTGAAGAAAATGCTGGGAAACCTAGCCAACAgcaaaataactttttttttcagagCTTGTTAAACAAGGGGAAACATCAAAACGAAGAGGATACTTGTTCTGTTAATGACAAATCAGAAGATCTAGGATCAAAAACTCCCCTTTTCTCACATGTTGAAGGGTCCGAGCCAGATGTacatatcaataataacagtaaagatataaataattatggAAATATTACTGATAGGTCCAAAAATAATGtgaacaaaaacaataaaaatggtaaaaagAGTAGTAGTGATTATAATACTAAGGatactaataacaaagTGGCATTAAATAGCCAAACTGCCGAAAGCAACGAGGTTTTACCACCACCTGGAATATTTAATGGACCATCTGCGGACAACTTACTTAAGCGTAATATAGGCcctaataacaacaataataacaacaacaacgcGATTGGTAACAATCTTCCTTTGCCTCCACCAGGGTTTATGGGGTTTGGCCCCAATTTCTTTCCACCGGGTGCTACGCTCCCACCATATATTATGAATCCAACTGTTCCGCAGCAACAAATGGGGACAGTTCCTCAATTATCGCTGCCACAACCACAACAGCAGCAACCACAACCACagcattatcatcatcagaTGCCTTATCAGATGTCATTATTACCAATGCAACAGCTTCCACCTGGGCAATTTCCACCTAACTTTATGCCTATGCAATTCACtcctaataataaaatgtcTGGCATACCGCCTCCTATGGGATTTCAGAATTTTCCTCCCTCATATATAAGACAAgaacaacaagaacaacaagaacaacaagaacaacaacatcaaCAACATCAACAACAGTTTATGAGAACGTCTAAGGTACCtccaaataaaaagtag
- the YAE1 gene encoding Yae1p (similar to Saccharomyces cerevisiae YJR067C | YAE1 | protein that forms a complex with Lto1p and Rli1p), whose protein sequence is MDINNDVNEIWDDANHNNDQSFEKNPDLINLQEKHRKRGYLDGIVSAKEEKLQDGFDSAYPVGAALGKEVGEIIGTLQFLTNLYGEKDPNLQSDFKLCIKECYIGKILSNANFNHEYELQNKIIIDKWQKVGKDYLEKYINK, encoded by the coding sequence atggatattaataatgatgtCAATGAAATTTGGGATGATGCTAACCACAACAATGACCAgtcttttgaaaaaaatccaGATCTAATAAATCTTCAAGAAAAGCACAGAAAAAGAGGATATTTAGACGGCATAGTTTCTgctaaagaagaaaaattacaagACGGATTTGATTCAGCTTATCCTGTAGGTGCTGCTTTGGGTAAAGAAGTTGGTGAAATTATAGGCACTTTACAATTCTTAACTAATTTATATGGTGAAAAAGATCCTAATCTTCAATCAGATTTCAAACTGTGTATTAAGGAATGTTATATTGGCAAAATACTTTCTAACGCAAACTTTAATCATGAATATGAgctacaaaataaaataattatagaTAAATGGCAAAAAGTGGGTAAGGATTACttggaaaaatatataaataaataa
- the RFC2 gene encoding replication factor C subunit 2 (similar to Saccharomyces cerevisiae YJR068W | RFC2 | Replication Factor C) — MTDFPNKKTKLSPSTTLGIQDNSNKPWVEKYRPSNLDEVTAQEHAIAVLKTSLKSANLPHMLFYGPPGTGKTSTILALTKELFGPKLIKSRVLELNASDERGISIVREKVKNFASLTVSKPTNDDLAKYACPPYKIIILDEADSMTSDAQSALRRTMETYSSVTRFCLICNYVTRIIDPLASRCTKFRFKPLNETNALDRLTYISTKELLHFENDDMNGICFQILKICDGDLRKAITLLQSSSKMTSNGTGEITSAQINELAGVIPDNYLEKLIESISSKNVQYIITFVNDFIRQGWSVSAVVSQLYDYYTKAEESDNLQSKVDWLLFDTDSKLTNGTNEHIQLLNLSLQLSQLY; from the coding sequence ATGACGGATTTCcccaataaaaaaaccaaattaTCACCTTCCACCACACTAGGAATACAAgacaacagcaacaagcCATGGGTTGAAAAATATAGGCCCTCCAACTTGGATGAAGTTACAGCCCAGGAACATGCAATTGCCGTTTTAAAAACATCTTTAAAATCAGCCAATTTGCCGCACATGTTATTTTATGGTCCACCAGGTACAGGTAAAACTTCAACCATTTTAGCTTTGACCAAAGAATTATTTGGCCCTAAACTGATTAAATCACGTGTTTTAGAACTAAATGCGTCCGATGAACGAGGAATTTCCATCGTTCgtgaaaaagttaaaaattttgcCAGTTTAACCGTTTCTAAGCCAACAAATGATGATTTAGCTAAATATGCTTGTCCTCCatacaaaattattatcctAGATGAAGCCGATTCAATGACGTCAGATGCGCAGAGCGCACTACGTAGAACAATGGAAACTTATTCTTCAGTCACCAGGTTTTGTCTAATTTGTAACTATGTTACCAGAATCATTGATCCGCTAGCTTCAAGATGTACCAAGTTTAGGTTTAAACCATTAAATGAAACGAATGCGTTGGATAGATTGACATATATTTCTACTAAGGAATTGTTacattttgaaaatgatgatatGAATGGTATATGctttcaaattttaaaaatatgtgATGGAGATTTAAGAAAGGCAATTACACTATTACAATCGTCCTCCAAAATGACTAGTAATGGAACTGGAGAAATAACTTCGGCGCAAATTAACGAATTAGCTGGTGTAATTCCAGACAattatttagaaaaattaatagaaTCTATATCCAGTAAGAACGTTCAGTATATAATTACCTTCgttaatgattttattagGCAAGGATGGAGTGTATCGGCAGTTGTGTCACAAttatatgattattatactaAAGCTGAAGAGAGTGACAACTTGCAAAGTAAAGTTGATTGGTTACTATTTGATACTGACTCTAAATTGACGAATGGTACCAATGAGCATATTCAGCtattaaatttatcttTACAATTGTCTCAATTATACTAA